The DNA sequence GGAGACACCGGCGAGGCGCTCGACCTGCCGGCGTCGCACCTGACGCTGACCATCGGGTTCGGGCCGTCGCTGTTCGACGGCCGCTTCGGCCTCGCGGCCAAGCGGCCGCCGCAGCTGATCGACCTGCCGCTGTTCCCGAAGGACAAGCTCGACCCCGCCCGCAGCGGCGGCGACCTGTGCATCCAGGCGTGCGCGGACGACCCGCAGGTCGCCGTGCACGCGGTGCGCAACCTGGTGCGGCTCGGCTTCGGCGTCACCGAGGTCCGCTGGTCGCAGCTCGGTTTCGGCCGCAGCTCGTCGACGTCGCGGGCGCAGCAGACCCCGCGGAACCTGTTCGGCTTCAAGGACGGCACGAACAACATCAAGTCCGAGGACACCGACTACCTGCGCGACCAGGTGTGGGCCACGGCGGCCGACGGGCAGGCGTGGATGGCGGGCGGCAGCTACCTGGTGGCCCGCCGGATCCGGATGCACATCGAGACGTGGGACCGCGAAACCCTCGACGGTCAGCAGAAGATCATCGGCCGCACGAAGGGCGTCGGAGCGGCTTTGGGGCAGCAGAACGAGTTCGACGAGATCGACCTGGAAGTCGGCGGCGCGGGCGGCGAGAAGCTGATCGCGGAGGACGCCCACGTCCGGCTGGCGTCGCACCAGGCGTTGAACGGGACGCGGATCCTGCGCCGTGGTTACAACTTCGTCGACGGCTCCGACGGCGTCGGGCACCTCGAAGCCGGGCTGTTCTTCCTGGCGTTCAACCGGGACACGCGCAAGCAGTACGTCCCGATGCAGCAGGCGCTGTCCTCGAAGGACGCGATGATGGAGTACGTCCAGCACACGGGTTCGGCGCACTTCGCCGTCCCACCGGGCGTTTCGTCGACCGGCTCCTGGGGCGACGCCCTGTTTGCCTAATGCCTTTAGGCTGATCTACACTCGCTTTAGGCAAAAGGGAGTGTAGTCATGGTTCGTGCTGGGTTGACCACGGAACGCGTCGTGCGCGCCGGGGCGGAGCTGGCCGACGAGGCCGGCTTCGAGCAGGTGACGCCGTCGGAGCTGGCGCGGCGGTTCGACGTCAAGGTCGCGAGCCTCTATTCGCACGTCAAGAACGCGCACGACCTGCGGACGAAGATCGCCCTGCTCGCGCTGGAGGAGCTCGCCGACCGGGCCGCCGCCGCGCTGGCCGGGCGGGCGGGGCGCGACGCGCTCGTGGCCTTCGCCGACGTCTACCGCGACTACGCCCGGGAGCACCCTGGGCGGTACGCCGCCGCGCAATTCCGGCTCGACCCGGAGACCGCCGCCGCGAGCGCCGGGGTCCGGCACTCGCAGATGATGCGCGCGATCCTGCGGGGTTACGACCTCACCGGGCCGGACGAGACGCACGCCGTCCGGTTGCTGGGCAGCGTCTTCCACGGCTACGTCGACCTGGAGTCCCAGGGCGGCTTCGACCACAGCTCCCCCGCCTCCCAGGAGTCCTGGACC is a window from the Amycolatopsis sp. NBC_00355 genome containing:
- the efeB gene encoding iron uptake transporter deferrochelatase/peroxidase subunit, whose product is MTLKGGTEDGTRVSRRKLFGLAGAGVALAGAGAAAGIGIDKATSGNAEAAVTTVDFHGEHQAGIVTPAQANLHFAALDVTTKDREKLRQLLKTWTDAARRMTEGQEVVANGAVGGGEFAPPGDTGEALDLPASHLTLTIGFGPSLFDGRFGLAAKRPPQLIDLPLFPKDKLDPARSGGDLCIQACADDPQVAVHAVRNLVRLGFGVTEVRWSQLGFGRSSSTSRAQQTPRNLFGFKDGTNNIKSEDTDYLRDQVWATAADGQAWMAGGSYLVARRIRMHIETWDRETLDGQQKIIGRTKGVGAALGQQNEFDEIDLEVGGAGGEKLIAEDAHVRLASHQALNGTRILRRGYNFVDGSDGVGHLEAGLFFLAFNRDTRKQYVPMQQALSSKDAMMEYVQHTGSAHFAVPPGVSSTGSWGDALFA
- a CDS encoding TetR/AcrR family transcriptional regulator, with the protein product MVRAGLTTERVVRAGAELADEAGFEQVTPSELARRFDVKVASLYSHVKNAHDLRTKIALLALEELADRAAAALAGRAGRDALVAFADVYRDYAREHPGRYAAAQFRLDPETAAASAGVRHSQMMRAILRGYDLTGPDETHAVRLLGSVFHGYVDLESQGGFDHSSPASQESWTRILAVLDTLLRDWPQS